GCTACAGGAATGTGCAACCTCAGGCAAACTACCCCAGGGTAAATAGTCAGTAAAGCAGTAGTCCAATTCCTGCAGTATTTAGGACTTTTACCACATGCATTCTCAGCTAAACAACAATGACTACAGAGGGCTGGACGGTTTCCatgtcagttaaaaaaaaaataaaaaatcatatGCAAATTTGTTGAAACATCCGGATTGGGTTAGCAGACAACCAACTTCCTCCCAACTGCACAAAGCTTGTTAGAGCTGCCCTGAATTAGATGTGGAGTTCAGGTTCGCTGAAGAGTAAAAAGAGCACATTTTACTGGATTAGAGGAAGCAGGGTTCACACTAAAGGCAGaataaatcaatttgatttgccttttttttgtggaaaacatTCTACAGTTCATTTCTCTCACACAAAGCGTGCAGGGTATTACACTTCAAAGAGGGCGACTTCACTCAAAGACACTTTGGTTTATACCTTTTAAATTTATAAACATAACGCAGATGAGAGACTTTGAAACATTATAAGCCTGTCACAGCATGACTTCACCACCTGAAACAGAGCGTTTCCCATCTGGCACTGTCAAAGGATAGTACAATAACTCCTGCAGGTTAGCACATGAAAGGCTTCAACCATTTTAGTATGCTCTGGGTCCCCTTACTTACAGCTGCTGCTCCCCTGTACTTtacagactgaaggactgatAGATATTCATGTacagtaaaataacaatatTCACAGCCAGAGTTTAAAGCACATGCATCATACATCACATTATTTTGTGGATAGCAGtatctttttgtttaaattcagCTATTGTTATTTCCATTTTCCACTCTTCAAAGTCTACCTTCATTTAATGTCTAATGACTGTGCACAGACAGGCTTTTTCTATTCAAGCACATTGTAAATATTCTGGATGGGatgaaccaaaacaaaaagagacgCACACACCTTATTCAACTATGTTACTGGGTAACATTTATGCCAAACAAGATTCACGCCTGCACAACACAATGTGTgttgattatatatattatattatatattatactGTGTCAAGAGAGAGGAAACCAACATGTTAATAGAAAAGaatagtgaaataaaataaaaataaataaataaataaataaataaaataaaaatcaccagCAGCAAATCTGTCTGCCCTAAAACATTTTACCAAAAGTAAAGTTACTTCAGAGCAGAGATGGAGATTTACAGTTTAAGGAAGTCAGTGTTGGGAAATCATTGATTATTTAACATTTAGGACGCAAAAATATTTAACCGGCAACAAAGAATCGGGAATCACGTTTAGGAGTGGAGGTGCTGGGCTCATGTGTTTCACCGGACTGCAGCATGGTGGTCTAGAGGTGGGCTAAGGATCGCGACCACTTAATCGTCTCTTTCCTGTTTAGCCCAACCGGAATTATTAAATGTTACACTTTATGGTTATATTCTCACCTCTCTCGCTATGAGATTCAGGGCATCGTCCTCCGCCGTCGACCTGTCTTTCTTGGTAGACCTTTTCCGTCCTGTGCCTTGGGTCCCCATGCTTGCTCCCTTTCAAGACTCTTCCCCACTCGCCGCGGTTAAAGTCACTCTGGTAGTCCAACAGCGCAGAGAATCCAAACAGAGCCGGACACGGAGCCAATGGCTCTCGTGTGTCGCTAAAATGTCACGTTAAAAGACGAGGAGGTGAGAGAACCCGCGGCTGGTCGCGCTCACAGCTTGGGTCATTGTCATACATCCGTCTGCTCTCGTCTTCCTGTAACCACGCCGCCGCTCGCGACCGGAGCTCGCTTCACACTGTGTTGGTGACTGCAAGCATCTGCCCCACGTGCGCGTCTGAGGCGTTCACTGACATACAGGGGCAAAGTATCTCAGTATCGGTTCACCAGACCCTTCTAACCGAGCCaactcctgctctctctctctcccacacacacacacacacacactctctctctctctctctctctcacacacacacacacacacacacacacactctctctctctctctctctcacacacacacacaagtgtttatttttatcaatcaACACAAACGGACGTATTCATACACTCAGACCTGGGTCACTTCAAAAACCTGCACACATTTTTTGCTGCATTCCCGTGATGTCGGATATATGGGTCTCTGCTGTAACTCGGGCCATTTCGACAGGGACCCGCTGACCACCATCAGTGCCCGTTAGAGTGGGGCTCCACGTGTTTTAATaacgtgttgttttttttttaatatataataatcactgcccccccaccccccaaacgCAATGTCATAGTGCATGACTATTTTTCTCAGGCACGttattgtaattaaaaaaaaaaaaatagcaaacacacaaactccaaaAACTCCAAGGAACTAAAATTACAGTTCAAGAATAAAAACTATGAGTAATTAAGTTCCAGTGGTTGTGATAGGTGTTTTAAGTATAGCTAGCTCTGTTTTACTATCAGACAATGGAcagacaatttttttcaaaatctcaATATTCTTGGCAAATTAATTATAGCTAAAGTATCCAATGGGTTTATGCGTACATTTACAGACAGGTCTACTTTATGTCTAAAATTTCTTGAAACAGAAGCTTCATGTCCATTCTTTAAATTATAGGTTGATTTGCCTGGCTGCTAGTTGCTCATAAGTGGTTTTTCACATTAACCTTAAAACCGGTGTAATAAGAGGAATGACTAAATCTGTTAAAATAGTAACATTTGGCCGTGTGAAATTTCTGGGTCAGAATATTCACGCAGACCACTTGAATGGAGCATGAACCTCTGGAGAGGGACACCATACATGTTCAGGGGTTTAGTTTCAACCAGAAACCACAGCTCCAGTATGGGCCATCGCACTCTCTCACACTCCCTCTGCTATTTTTAATGATGGCCAGCCGGCTCTAAAAACAGTCTTGAGTTTCTTAAAGAGATAGACAAGACCTCATTGCCGAATGGGTTGACAGTTCCAGTCAAACACAATCTAGATAATATAAGTCTGATGTAATAGTCCAGTATCATGTGTCTGTGACAGTCTGGGGTTAGTTCATAGTGACCTCAGTCGATCTTAATAACTTGTGATATGACTATTTTATCATTTGGAACTATCGCAGTACCGAGAACCTGTCTCTGTGCTTTTTCTACAGTCTGATGTCATGAAATGTGGAATTTTCAGTATAAGTTTATATTTGACACATTTTGATACATAGTTTGTACTCTGCATTACATCATTCCAAGTTTGGATACTATGTGTCTATTTGTTGCGATCCCTCTATGTTTGGCATCTATGCCTTTATAAGATACCACAACTCTGTGGTAACTCTATGAGGTCTGAGATTTGCCCAAACTCAAACCCAAGTGTGGTGAGTGAGGTGTGAAGGCTGCAGAAGTCCCACTGCCCTGTTTTCTGCCTGTAGGAAAGTAACCTGGGTTCATCAAGCACTTTTAGTGGAGCATTTGaaattcagaaaatctaagcaagttcaaaccaacaacaacGAACAACTGATAGATTTTTATAAATGAGCACATAAGTTATAGCTTTTAAGCAATTAGACAGACTACATCATGACTATGCTATAATTGCAGCCAGGCTGTAATTAGCGCTGTGCTGCCCTCCTGTGTTGAAAAAGTGTCACGACATGAAAACCATAGGAAGAATGAAGGCCAGCTGCAGCCTGTGCCAACTCCTGCACAGGTAACTAAGGGGTAATGATTTATGCCTCTAATTTGTGAAATATcagtttattgttatttttgttgttgtttaaaaataGCTTGTTTTATTAATGAGATGATTCATGGTGTTTTAGAAAGAGGTCTCTGTTTTAACATATACAACTTCTGTGGGAAAATTTGAGATGAAATCaaactttgtgaaaaaaaaaaagaccaaaatttCCAAAAAGTCTTTCAGTTTCcattttgatataaaaacatCTCTCATAGTGTCACAGATGACAAATGTGAATTTTACAGGCACTATCATCATGCATAGGAATATGCTGAACTTGTTACTGTGTTAAATGGTTTGTGGCTGTGAATACAAGGAAGTGAGATTGCACTGTCTGTGTTTTACAAGTCAAGGCTGGACTTTGGTTTTACTTCTATTTTGTTTTAACCAGGCAAGGCTTGGTGAAGCACAGAGCTAGACAACATCTTGACTGTTGGTCATTTGGAGAAGCTGCTGTGAGTAACAGGAAAAACACCTACAGGATCAGAACGGAAAGACTGTGCTGGAGTCACTCGCCTGGGTTGAGTTTTGCTGTTGGCAAGTTAATTAAACCTTTTGATGGGGGAGAATCTTCCGAGGGTTCCAGGAGCTCAACTCCACTCATCTCATAGCCCAATCCGAACATTAAGGGCTAAGATGGTGCTTCTGGGAAGCTCTGGTGTTGGAAAGTCAAGCTTGGCACTGAGATTTGTCAAAGATGAATTCAAGAGTGCATCACCCACTGTGGGCTGTGAGTTGATGAACACAACATTGGCTTAACAGCACACATACTGTAATGTATCAGCTCTGAAAAGTGTTGGATGTTTCCTAGATGTTTGAACTTAAGATTTTTCTTGTCAAAATTGTTTGACATCCTGTGAATCATGCTTATCTGTTGTTTTGCATAGGCCATACATGATCGTTTCTTTGTTAATTGTCCAACAGTTAAATATCCACCAAACAGAATCTCTAAATGCAGGAGACTGTTACACTTccaattttttaaataaggaaCATGTTACATACACCCTAATTCAATGTAAATACATTAATCTATACATCTAGTCCTCATTCCACATGTGAGGAAGTGAGGGAGACACAATTTTGAGaacctttcttttttgtattaGCATTCTCTGCTTTGTAGGTGAACATTTCAAACTTAAACCATGGTTACTGCATATATTAAAGTTCTAAGAGCTAATGTTTCAGATGTTAGCTGAAAGGTATGGTAGTTCATGGTTACAGGAGAGTTGTTAAGTTTTAACTGTGCTCTGAATAAAATGCAAAAGTaatacacacaaatgctcaCAAATCTCTGACGGTGGAGCAATTTCTTTCGGCTTTACAATgttaaatggcagaaaaatgtTACTACTTGGTTTCACATTTTGAATACAAGGTTTTATAAGAAAGCCAAGTTTCCAAtgtaatgaaaaacaaacataattttcTCATACCCAACATACTCACAATCAACATTTACAAATGATCATGCTTCACATTCTAATGGCCAAAAACAGTGgcgaacaaaacaaaacaaaacacaacttgtAATTTGTTATACTTTAGCACATCAATGTGTAACAATATATATGCCCAATTTCTATGTTAAACTAGTCTGACTGTATTCTGCCAGCACCATCATAGACCTAAATACCAGACATGAGCGTGATCGTAATCATCTCATCTATGGtgaacaaactttttttcatgtttgtcatCCACAAAACCTTTatcacatttttgtgttgtgatttgcTAATACCTACAAAAAATTTCACTTTCTCTATAGTCTCGTAGAAGAACCAATTCCTCATGTGTCAATCTCGCATTGCTTCTCCAGGTGCCTACCTGACCCGTGTAGTGCAtctcagtgatgtcacactACGCTTCGAGATATGGGATACGGCAGGGCAGGAAAAATACCATAGTATCACCCCACTGTACTACAGAGGAGCCCATGTTGCGCTGGTGGTGTATGATATCAGTAAAAGGGTAAAAGAAGTGGAAGACAATTGGACGAGGATATGACTCACTTTGGGTACTTTGTAAGTAACACTGTATATGATATGTTTGCGCTTGACCCATTATAGGAAACATTTGCCAGAGCTCAAATGTGGCTCAATGAACTGCAAAAACAGTACATCCAAGGATCTACGGTCATGTGGCTGATAGGCAACAAGACAGACCTGAATCAGGAGAGACAAGTCTCTGTGCAGGTACAGACAAACAAAGTAACACCAGAGACCGAGTCCCATTTGTATCTTGCCCCATTAACACACAAGCTCTGGTTTCTGACATACAGGAAGGACGGGCTCTGGCCAGTGATAAGGgtttattatttacagagacATCAGCCCTGTCAGGGAATCAAACCACcgagctgctgctggctctggGTAAGTGAAAGTACAGGATTGTCATCTAATGGCTTAGTGAGTTTGGATGAGTGTGTTTGAGGGCGCCAACAAATGAGGagcttttcttttaaacacaAGTGACTATTGCTCTGCAAAAATC
This portion of the Echeneis naucrates chromosome 21, fEcheNa1.1, whole genome shotgun sequence genome encodes:
- the LOC115062325 gene encoding ras-related protein Rab-17-like isoform X1, translated to MGENLPRVPGAQLHSSHSPIRTLRAKMVLLGSSGVGKSSLALRFVKDEFKSASPTVGCAYLTRVVHLSDVTLRFEIWDTAGQEKYHSITPLYYRGAHVALVVYDISKRETFARAQMWLNELQKQYIQGSTVMWLIGNKTDLNQERQVSVQVQTNKVTPETESHLYLAPLTHKLWFLTYRKDGLWPVIRVYYLQRHQPCQGIKPPSCCWLWPTECMRVLEHSREGCQSGVSQHKQNCTIERDSILLRPAVKLGPELCHSMSCLTFLFVSVSSMWY
- the LOC115062325 gene encoding ras-related protein Rab-17-like isoform X2: MGENLPRVPGAQLHSSHSPIRTLRAKMVLLGSSGVGKSSLALRFVKDEFKSASPTVGCAYLTRVVHLSDVTLRFEIWDTAGQEKYHSITPLYYRGAHVALVVYDISKRETFARAQMWLNELQKQYIQGSTVMWLIGNKTDLNQERQVSVQEGRALASDKGLLFTETSALSGNQTTELLLALAHRVYEGVGAQQGGLSEWSVTAQAELHHRERFNPVASCCKVGP